ATCGGCACGGTGGCGGTTTCCGCCATGTCATGGAGATTCTGATGCGCCCCGGTCCGCCAGACGACTGCGTCGACGAAGCGAGACAACACGGCGCCGGTGTCCTGGTAGGACTCCTTCTTCCCCATCTGGGACTTGCCGGAGTCCACGACGATCGGGTGCCCACCGAGTTGGTTGATCCCGACGTCGAAGGAGAACCGGGTACGGGTGGAGGTCTTGTCGAACAGGACCGCGACGGACTTGTTCATCAGGCTGTTTCGGTAAGGATCCTTGACCATCTCCATGCCGAGGTCGAGAATCTCGGCCTGTTCGGCGACGGACACGGCATCGTCGGCGAGGAAGTGACGGGTCATGACAGCAGCTCCTTGAGCATCGCGAGGGATTCACGGATGTCTGTCTCCGTGATGGTCAGCGGAGGGACGAGACGCAGGACGTCCGGCGAGGGTTGATTGACGAGCAGACCTGCGGTACATGCCCTGTCGGCGAGACCAGGGCGTGGTTCTTCCAGCACGACGCCGAGCATCAGACCCCGTCCACGGATGTGTGAGACAGCCGCCACCGGCTCCAGTTCATCACGGATCACTTTCTCCATGGCGGAGACGTGACCGAGCAGGTTCTCCGCACGGATGGTGTCGATGACGGCACAGCCTGCAGCACAGGCGACGGGATTGCCACCGAACGTCGATCCGTGCTGCCCCTTCGACAGGAGTTGTGCAGCAGGAGTGACAGCGACACAGGCGCCGATCGGCAGGCCACCGCCGAGACCCTTGGCCAGGGTGACCACGTCCGGAACGACGTCCTCTACCTCGTAGCCGAACCACCGCCCGGTGCGCCCCATACCGGCCTGGACCTCATCGACGACCATGAGGATCCCGTACTCGTCACACAGGGCACGGACGTCAGTGAGGAATCCCTCAGGTGCGGGGACGACCCCCGTCTCGCCCTGGATCGACTCGAGGAAGATCGCAGCGGTGTCACCGGCGCAACCGTTCTTCTCGACGAGTGCACGCAGGGCGTCGATATCCCCGTAGGGGTAGAACTCCACCCCGTCCGGGAGAGGTTCGAACGGTGCCCGCTTGTCCGGTTGACCGGTCAGTGCGAGCGAACCCATGGTACGGCCGTGGAAGCCGTGCTCCGCGGCCAGGACGCGGCCCCGTCCCGTCAGGCGGGTGATCTTGAATGCCGCCTCATTAGCCTCGGCACCCGAATTGGCGAAGAATACCTGCGCGTCAGGTCCGGTCAGGTCCTGGAGCTTGCCGGCCAGTTCGATGACCCGCGGGTGCGCGTGGATGTTCGAAGTGTGTCCGAGCGTGGCCACCTGCTGTGACACAGCGTCAACGAGGGCCGGATGGCCATGGCCGAGCGCGTTGACGGCGATCCCTGCCAGCAGGTCGATGTACTCACGACCCTCCGAGTCGGTGACGCGTGCGCCGGAACCGGAGACCAGTTCCACGACAGGTGTGCCGTAGGTCGGCATGACGGTAGATTCCCACCGCCTCTGCCAGTCAGTGTCATGCATGAGGAGACTCCCAGTCGTCACGGGCGATCATCGTCCCGATGCCGC
The genomic region above belongs to Corynebacterium glyciniphilum AJ 3170 and contains:
- a CDS encoding acetylornithine transaminase, coding for MHDTDWQRRWESTVMPTYGTPVVELVSGSGARVTDSEGREYIDLLAGIAVNALGHGHPALVDAVSQQVATLGHTSNIHAHPRVIELAGKLQDLTGPDAQVFFANSGAEANEAAFKITRLTGRGRVLAAEHGFHGRTMGSLALTGQPDKRAPFEPLPDGVEFYPYGDIDALRALVEKNGCAGDTAAIFLESIQGETGVVPAPEGFLTDVRALCDEYGILMVVDEVQAGMGRTGRWFGYEVEDVVPDVVTLAKGLGGGLPIGACVAVTPAAQLLSKGQHGSTFGGNPVACAAGCAVIDTIRAENLLGHVSAMEKVIRDELEPVAAVSHIRGRGLMLGVVLEEPRPGLADRACTAGLLVNQPSPDVLRLVPPLTITETDIRESLAMLKELLS